A stretch of DNA from Rhinoraja longicauda isolate Sanriku21f chromosome 9, sRhiLon1.1, whole genome shotgun sequence:
tTTATTCACAACCAGAGAACTCGGGtctaaagaaaaaagagaaaaagctgTAAAtatactccacaggtcaggcagcatctgtggaaagaaaaacagtgaaTGTATCATGTTCAATgtaagggtagcacagtggtagagttgctgcctcacagcgtcagagacccgggttcgatcctgactacgggtgcttgtctgaaggagtttgtactttctccctgtgacctgcgtgggttttccccgggtgttccggtttcctcccacattccaaagatgtgcaggtctgtaagttcattggcttggtataattggaaatcgtcccaatagacaataggtgcaggaggaggccatttagcccttcgagccagcaccgccattcaatgtgatcatggttgatcattctcaatcagtaccccgtccctgccttctccccataccccctgactccgctatccttaagagctctatctagctctctcttgaatgcattcagagaatcggcctccactgccttctgaggcagcccctagtctatgtaggatagtgttagtgtgcggggatcgccggatgGCACAGACTCGgcggggacgaagggcctgtttccgcgctgtatctctaaactaaactaatgattcGATGACTTTTTTGCAAATGTACCttaagtacagtgaaaatctttatttagcatacagttcagtgaaaaTCCTGCTGTACATTAGACACAATCATACTGAATATCACAGTGTAAGACGGTCGACCACACTCAGTAGGTGCACAAGAGCTTTAGTCACCAACTTGTATCCTTTTAATCAGAGAATTAAAATCAAActttagagtcttaacttggcaataaaggcaatagacaataggtgcaggaggaggccattcggcccttcgagccagcaccgccattcaatgtgatcatggctgatcattctcaatcagtaccccgttcctgccttctccccataccccctaactccgctatccttaagagctctatttagctctctcttgaatgcattcagagaatttgcctccactgccttctgaggcagagaattccacagattcacaactctccgactgaaaaagttcttcctcatctcagttctaaatggcctaccccttattcttaaactatggccccttaataatcttatacgtttcgataagatctcctctcatccttctaaattccagtgtatacaagcctagtcactccagtctttcaacatatgatagtcccgccattccgggaattaacctagtaaacttacgctgcacgccctcaatagcaaaggcCTGTTACCCCGGTTCTTTCTGTTTCCTTCTTTTAAGATTTTCAGCATCTAGTTTTTTGGCTGTCAAGATTCAAGTTATCTTGACAAAGAAATGCAGGGTGTCAGTCCCatcatctcgggaattaacctggtgaacctacgcagcactccctcaatagcaaaaatgtccttcctcaaatcaggagactaaaactgcagggGCTGGGCTTAGCAGCTTCCACTTGCAGCCCACCGGGTCATTCTGCATCCAGCCTGGTCTTTTGACTATCCTAGTAAAAGAAGATGTATGGATCAAGGCCCTCAGTTTAATCACATAAAACTGACTCTCAGACACATAAGGCAAGTCCCACAAAAGGAACCGTGCACAGATACTGCCATCTCCTGGCTTTCTAGTGTAGCTGCAGCTCCACAACACAACTCCACTTGTGTAGGAAGTGTACACACAGTACaaggaactgtgtaggaaggagctgcagatgcctgAAGatacacataaagctggagtaactcagcgggacaggcagcatctctggagagaaggaacgggtgacgtttcgggtcgagacccttcttcaccataCTGTACCTGTGAAATTTCCACTTCCCTGAATATTGTTCTGCAGCAACTTGAAATCATGCTAAAACATAAAGCTAATTTAGCAGGACTTTTAATCTTAGCATTACATCTTTTACCACAAACCTTAAGAAACAATGACAGGTTGCAACATTTTAAAGAATTTCACAGCTGTGAATTATTCAGTGCATTCACTgttatcataagacataggagcagaattaggccactcggcccatcgactctaccAGTCACAGCAGAtctatttttttccctctcaaccccattctcctgccttctccccataacctgacatccttactaatcaagaatctatcggggCAGGAGCtgcatcgtccaccctgggtagttctacggaactggcaaaatttgcagcaaagcatcaactacggtactctgaagcaccaattgccatttttgattgttgtagttgacacacGAAAGAAGAACttgtcaatttctgctttaaaaataccgaatGCATTGGCCTCTACAGAAGGCAGGACAAAAACATTCAGGATTATATTTGCGACTGAGATAATTTTGACAAGTGAGGACCAAGGTTACGAGTTGGCCCCTTCAGCAGGGCTTCGGTTCTTGGATGAAATCACTGAAAGTATTCAAGGATGAGACGGATTTTTGGACTAAGGGGGGAATCTgtgatagaagaggggaaccctcgttgATCCGAGATGttgtcattctttagggaattcaTGGTCAGAGCAGACAGACTGTTGCCACGGTCGACTTCCAAGGTCAACTTTGGGGGCCGATATCTCAGCTCCCCGACTGCCTACACAGACCTTTGGCCGTGACCTCTGCTGCTCCGGAAAATGGATAATCcttaaaggctctggaaccagggGTGCCGTAAAATCCAGGTGGACCTGCACTGGAGCAATATGAAACTTTAGAATCTGCCTCTGAAACTGCCCCTGGCCTCAGAATAATCCGTGGTTGGAACAAACGTAGTCGGCTTCAAACTTGAGTGATTGTGAATTATGATATGaaaataagaaataggagcacgaATAGGCGCCTGAGGGACTGCTTTACCATTCAAttgacctgtttagtttagtttagagatccagtgtggaatcaccgagtctgcaccgaccaactttccccgcacattaacactatcctacacacactagggacaattgtacatttacacctagccaattaacttacaaacctgtgcgtcgttggagtgtgggaggaaaccgaagatcctggagaaaacccacgcaggtcacagggagaacgtaatacTCTGCatagacagacagcacctgtagtcaggaatgaaaccgggtctctggcgctgtaaggccgtagctctaccgctaccttTGGCCTCAGTTCCACTTTCCTGCCTGTTCCCAGTCCCCttgtcaccacccccccccccccccccccccatggaccaaagatctatctatctcagctatGAACATATTCAACAACGCAGCTTACATATCCCTCTAAGGCaggaaattccaaagattcacgaaTCTCTCAGAGAAGAAATTCATCTAACATCACCTTAAAtggacaaatactctcttgaacttctgcagccTACAGTAGGGAGCATGTtacctggttgcatcacagccttagTTCTGCAACTTGAACACCTAGGATAGAAGGTTGCAAAAAGCGGTgaacactgctcagtccatcaAAGGTGCTggcctccccaccactgaaggggtttacaggagtcactgcctgaaAAAGTCCACCAGCATCATCGGATACCCACACCTCACTGAcgacactctcatttcactcctgccatcgggaaggtggtttaggagcctgaaaactgtaatgtccagattcaggagcagcttcctccctacaactgtcaggctattaaacactacaacctccaaatgggCACCCAACTACACAGacttgggggtggggaggggtgtttttgtctttttgcactattaatcataatcacaataatcataatagtaatttattaaccaagtatgttttgcaacatacgaggaatttgatttgccatagtcataccaataaagagcaacaagacacccaaataattttttaacatgaacatccaccatagtgactcccccacattcctcactgtgatgggaggcaaaaaaagttcaatctacttcccttctttgttctgtcAGTCGGGGCATTCGAACcgtccgttgtcggggcgatcttggctccggcAACCGACGGTCGAGCCCTCCACATTGGGGGGATCTCAGcgtcccgcgccgggcgatcagacTCCCGAGTCGGGACTgatcgaacctcctgcggcttggagcttcccagcATCGgactctacccaagactgcgagctcctcgatgttgaaaactgcaggccgcggttggagcttcgatcccaggcaagggatcgcaggctccgatggtaagtccacggccctacagtggggctcaaagtcagtctcgagcaaggccgccagctccatgatgttaagccacaaagcgactggagatacgatccggaaaacaatcgcatctccggccaggtaagagattgaagaaagttcccccaacccccctctcccacccccccacataaaacgaaccagagaatattaacacatacttttaaaacacactaaaaataacaaaaaagacaaaaggacagacagactgttggcgagactgCCATCACCACCCGgtgtttgtttatatatatagcaTACTTTTATTGTGCAGTATGTATTGTATTTTGTTGTCTTTTTGTTATATTATGGTGattacagagtattatgtttacatatgtgTTGTGCTGGCTTTAGCTTCCTGCTTTGTCTCCCCCCCTTTCTTGAATAGACATTTTGCATTTGTGATATTATATTCTTCTATAATTTTTTCCAGCATCTCAGAAATGCTGGAAGGTCGCAACCAATGCTTCTCCAACAAACATTCCTTCAACGTTCCACCATTGGCATCCATGTCTTCAGCAGGTTTAAACATAATAATGCCAGCAGCACTCACTTCCCCACAAGTGAATAAAAAGGAACCGTTTAGACGGTGATTCAATTAGTGGAACTTACAACCACGAGTGCCGTAGACTCGAGACCAAAAGTAAATTGAATCATACTGCTGTGAActttatgtgggaaggaactgcagaggctggtttacaccgaagataggcacaaagtgctggagtaactcagcgggacaggcagtatccccagagagaaggaaaaagtgacgtttcggtttgagacccttcttcagactgacctattccttttctccaggacccgccgagttactccagtattttgtgtctatcttcagtttagttcattgtcacatgcaccaacgtacagtgaaaagcctttgttgcgtgttatccagtcagcagaaagacaatacacaatacatgattacaatcaagccacttacagtgtatagatacatgataagggaataacatttagtgaaggtaaagccagtaagatccgaccaaagacagtccaagagtcaagagagttttattgtcatatgtcccagatagaacaatgaaattcttactcattGGTCaccagaggtagacagtagttcaggactgctctctggttgtggtagaatgattcagttgcccaataacagctgggaagaaacagtccctgaatctgaaggtgttctGAAACCTTGGTGCACTCTAGaggttttaaaagtttaaatgaaATTGTGACAAACAACAAGCGAGATTAATCACTTTATTTCTTCGTTACATGAACTTTGACAAATAGGTTGCTGTTCCTACGAACCATGAGGAGTCAATCACAAGATAAGATCCCTGAAGAGTTACcgtttaattaagacagggttgtgTAATAAAACAGTCACAGACATGGTTGCCAACAAACGCTACTTCTTATGAGGCAAGGCAATGTCGACGAGTTTGTACAGAGTATAAAATGTACCTGAAATAAGTGGATAAAAAATAATTAGTTTCAGCCTTTGCCATCAGACATAGAACAGTCGTTCATCAGTCAGTTTACCGTatgcaagtaacccttgcattccctctctccatccctcccccacccgagtcttCCTACTAGTTTCCCTGTTGTCcaccttagtttcactgtttgtatccactcgttatcaccttctccgcagccaacaatggaccattgtgggctccacctttcccggatcatcgttgctggcttccaTTTGTCCTTTttaatatctttaattcatttgttctttgtaccttttcatatctctagttgccctctccccagactctcaagtttgcagaagggtctcgacccaaagcatcgcctattccttttctccagatatgctgcctgacccactgagttactccagcattatgtgtctatctttactgtaTACAGTCTGCTGCCGTGTTTTTAAGATAAGAATCCCCCAACCACTTTTCCTCCTTCCCACCAGATCATTACTCCTGAGTCGTCCTGCTCCTGGGAataggaaagatagacacaaagtgccagagtaactcagcgggtcatgcagcgtctctggagaaatagtatgggtgatgttttgggtcaggaccacttCTTCAAACTGGGGATTAGGATGGAATTGAGGAATGCggaaatgatttcagtggggcaggagcggGCAGAAGCaaagggtctgccagggcagttctgcttatggattttggggagaaggtaaaatcgggccttgcggggctggggaacgatgaggttggaggctgtggagggtagATGGTTGGAAGTGATAACATCAGAGataatggcctggtgctcatctgtggggccATGGTCCAGgggtaagtaggaggaggtgcccGAGGTTTGGCGCCTGGCCCCAGGCCAGAAGCGGTCagctcgccagactaccacggcacctcccttgtcagagggtttgatgataatgttggCATTGAGGATAAGAATCGGGAAATCATGTAGCAGCTTTGCAGCCTTGCCTTTGGTTAGGCTGCCTTGAGTGTTACGCACAGTTCTGCTCGCCCATTACAGGACAGacgaggaggctttggagagggtgctgaagtGTTTTACCAGGATGCAGCCTGGAGTAGATGCGATTACCTTTAAGGAATGTTTGGACAAACTTGTCCTGGTTTCTCTGAAGCATTGATGCTACAGGGAGACCCAACAGTGctttacaaaatcatgacagtcatagattgggtagacagtcagaattctTTCCCCAAGGTTAAAAATGTCAAATTAGTATGCCATGCACACTTAAAGAGTGCATGGTTTTATGGTCAGAGggtaaaagtttaaaggagatatgtggggctgGTATTATTTCTCCACGGAAAGTCCCaagtgtctggaacacactgccagggatgatAGTGGGAGCAGATATAATAGTGTTTTAGCTCGGTACATGAATATGCGAGGAACagggggacatggatcatgtgaagacagaagagattagttttctctaacatcatgttcgacacaaacattatgggccaagAGACCTGTTCCTGCGCTGAACTGTTATATGTTCGACATAATCACAGCCCCAAGTTACTGGACACCACGGGGCCCCAGAGGGCCAGAGATAACATTGGAACAGTATCGTTCTTTTGTTCATTCTTGGAGCCAGACAGAAAAAGCTATCTAGCCACTGAGTGCCAGACAAGGATGCAAATGTGAGGTTTCACAGCcaaacacccacccccaccccccattcctgTTCACATGAAGATCTTTATCGCCGTTGCGTTGCTGGGTGATTCTACCTGCAGGGCATCCAGAGAACAATAAGTACACGAGCCTTACCTCCAACCGTGAGTGCCATGGTCAGCCTGTAGAGAATGGCATCTGAAACCCCTCCTTTCAAGTGAATGGGCAACCCATTGTCTGCCTGCAACAACAAAAGTAGGAATCAAACTCCAAGTGCCAGTGTCACGAGGAAAACCCAATCACCCAGAACTGGTGCTGGCTTTCATAGAATTGAGATATCGACTCAGATTCCCTTCTTATTGACTACAAATGTACTGTGCACAATGACCAGACTCTTTGGAAAGTCAACGACAAGCTGGAGACCTTAAGGCTttgtgagctgtcagaggaagctatagaagaaaTAAAATTAGGACTTTCAAAGGacagttggacagatatatgataggaaaggtttagagggatatggaccaaatgggactagcctagaatgccaacttggttgacATGAACAACTTGGATCAAAAGGCTAATTTCCTCTATGATTCTAATAGATCACTCACATCTTGGCATAGCAAGGTGAGTGAAGGGAGTGAAGGAAGAGTCCAAGCTTGACAAGTATTGTCGGAGGCGTGGCAGGATAActcacataagttcataagtgacaggagcagaatgaggccattcggcccatcaagtctactccgccattctgtcatggcttatctatgtttccctcttaaccccttactaatcaaaaatctgtcaatcttcaccgtaaaaatatcaattgacttggcctcacagccatctgtggcaatgaattccacagattcaccagcctctgactgaagaaattcatcctcgtctcctttctaaaagtaagtTATTTTATTGAGGTTATGGCCTTTGGTCATAGTCACaaacggaaacatcctctccacattcacactatctaggccttccactatttggtaaatttcaatgaggtcccccctcatccttctaaactccaacgagaacATGAAATAGGTTGATGAAGGAGGCAATGTTTGTGAAGTTGGAACTTGGAAAAATTAATTTCAGGATTCTGCCAAGTTATTCTGGCTACATGTTGTAGATTAGGATATCAACCATTTTGCATTCCTTATGGTTATCTTACAGAAATGCTTAAAAATTCATCGTGCAAACTCCCTCCAAGCAGAGGTATGATGCAATACCTTAGTTATCCGTTTATAAATGATAAATGACATGCCTTTGTGGGGCAACATCGAAGCCAGCTGCTTGACCACACCAACTTAAGCAACATTCTCCAACTCTTGCTCAAACCGCTCCAAGCCTTGCTTGTATTGTATTACTAAATGAACACCGCACTCAGAGTAGCTCGTGTTCCCTGCAGGAAACCCTTTGCTTTTATCCTCAGTACAGAAGGACTAGGGAGGACAGTACATTCTAGGGCATGTCCAAACCTTTGCTGCAATAGAGCTGGTGCTCCAATACAGAGCCAAAGGGACGATAGGAAATAATTTCAACCACCGTACTCCGTGCCTGGATATTATCCGGATCATTCAACACTTCTCACTGGAATGGAACAGAACTCAAGTAGACTTTACAAATGGTGGTGATCTCTAGGTTCATACCCAGCTCGTTGTCCACGGTTTTAGTCACCTGTCCCAGTGTGACATCCAGCCAATTCTATCTAACAATGCTACAAAAGTGCTTACTGCCTCCCTATATTAAAGCCACCACATAAGCAAAAGCCACTGTTCTGTAGCAAGTGGCAACAAATGGGCTATGGGTCTATTTAGAGCCACTGCGACATCCATGTCCATCCAAAGTCATCTCCTTCCAGTAAGGGACACATTTCAACATTCAAACAGTCCTAGCAACGCATTGCCTTGTCTGAGCCTGCCGTGAGCCATTGGCAGATCTAATATTGCACGGTCTACCTCTCGCAGTAACTGCAAGTAGAGTGCATTGcaattaggtttaaggtgatgggggaaatatttaataggaatccagagGGATGACGAGCTGCCAGtgcaaggtagttgaggcagggactatcgcaacgtttaaggaacaattaaataggtacatggataggctagttttggagcgatatgggacaaacatgggcaggtggtaccagtgtagatgggatatgatggtcggtgtgggcaagttgggctgaagggcctgtttcgatataGTATGATTCTATCACTCtaatcagggtggcacagtggcacagcagtagagtcgctgccttacagcgccagaaaccctagttcgatcctgactacaggtgctgtctgtacagattttgtacgttttccctgtgaccacatgggttttctccgggtgctccggtttccttccacgctgcaGACTTAcatcttgtaggttaattggcttaggtaaagttgtccctggtgtgtcggacagtgctagtgtacagggtgatcgctggtcagcacggactcggtgggtcgaaggacctgtttttgcgctgtatctctgaagcctaAATGCGCCCATTCTACAACATCTCTGGGATCTGCGGTGCCTTAAGGAAGTGTTCTTTCTGGATTAGGATTAGTGAGCTGTCACACAATACGCCCAATAAAGCCACACGTTTGAAAGAAAAGATTAAAGAAAGATTGAAACAAAAGTGGATCATGCAGTTACATGCATCATTAAAAGGTTGAAGTGAAGAAAAAAATGCTTTAGTAATGCTTTGAAGTGTCTTCACAATTGGCTGGTCAATGTTTAACATAACTATATGGAAAGCACACATTCCACTAGGAAGGGATGATTCTTTGCTGGTCAGACACTTTGGAGAGTCCAGCTAACTGGAGGAATGGAAGTGTTTGTCCGTCTTACTAGGAAACTCAGTAACTTTCGATGTGCACCTCAATGCCTTTGGTTAGTCAGCCAACTATACTATGTATGGGCATGCAGCCAAAAAAGCCAAACTTGATCACAAACCAAGCTCACACCTTAACTACTGACCGTGTTTCTAGAGACAAAACGTTTGTTGGAAGCGCAAAAACAAATTCATTTCTTCACAAAGAAAAAGGGAAAGAAAAATTTAAAATTCACTTTGGAAAAGCAAATAGTTTGTACATGTTTACGGTCAACTATACAAGTTAAATATATTGAATCTATTAAAAATGCTGATAACCCAGTACGAGTACAGTAATGACAGATTAATTTTTCAAtttttgaggcaggttctatcacaatgtttaaaaaaccttTGGGCAAATACAAGGATAAGATAggcttggaggaatatgggccaaacgcacacaggtgggattggtgtagatggggcatgttggtcagcgtggccatgttgggctgaagggcctgttttcacagtgTACAACTACAAAGTTTACTTCAAAGCAATTTCCAGTTTGCATTACTCCTTATGGAAGTTGGGCAAATGAGTACTTTGCCAATCAACACAACTtgagaagagacacaaaatgctggaattactcagcggggcaggcagcatctctggagagaacgaatgggtgacgtttcaggactcgacccgaaacgtcacccattccttctctccagagacggtctgcctgtcccgctgagttactccagcatcttgtgtctatcttcggattaaaccagcatctgcagttccttccaacacaatttgtacctgtgggaaggaagtgcagaagctggtttaaaccgaagatagatacaaaaagctggagtaactcagcaggcaggcagcatctctggagagaaggaatgggttgagacccttcttcaaacgcgagtcaggagaaaggcaaacgaaacaagagatatagaaggaacatagaacaaatgaatgaaagatatgcaaaaagcaacgatggtcAAAAAAGCCGACAGCTTGTATCTAGTTTTTGTAGTGGAATAGCTACAGGGAGCACTTTCTCCTATTACTATGTTGTAAATTAcctcaaaattaattttaaagttGCACTCTCAGATTGGGAACTCTCTCAAGAAGTTTAAAATGGCTATTTTTGATGCAAGCACCCAATCCCTTTATATcttacagcatctcaggagagaaggaatgggtgacgtttcgggtcgagacccttcttcagactgaagaaggatctcaacccgaaaagtcacccattccttctctcccgagatgctgcttgacctgctgagttactccagcattttgtgaataaatcgatttgtaccagcatctgcagttattttcttataccctttaTATCCTAGATCAGTATTGATCTGACAATACAATGATTAAAATTTTATTGCAGAGCTCACCCTGGCAAAATGTAGCTTAAGTAAAGGTGGGCCACAGTAATGTGAGAAAAACGAATCTGCAGGGCATTCCTTTAGCTTGGTTTTGAAATCCAAGCTATTGGGTGGGTACAGCAGAGGGGATCATGTCACACCAGTGCCTGGAACTCCATCTTGGTTACTGGTCTAAGTTGACTGTTCACCGTTTTAAAGTACGACTCATTTACCCATGACATAATAAAGTGCTGAATCCATGAAACTCAGAGCCGACACTTTCCATCACTGGGATTTACATTACCACCCGTTAAGAGTTATCAATCTCGACTTCCGGTGGCACCATGCAGTGGTGAAGGTGCAGCATTGAACTCAGCTCCTGCTAAAAATCGTGTAAAAAGCTGTTTCTAAAGTCGGGACCGATTTAAAAACATCCACCGGCGGCAGGTTGGTGTCGTGGGAGTAATATCAGCAAATAATGTCGAGAAATTTGAGCTTTAAAAGGATCTTTTAGATGAAAAAGTTAAAACATCAAAGGGGACCTAAGAAATCCACTATCAGACTCCGGCTGGAAGAAGATTTGGCAGCCCTCCAAACAGCAACTGAAAGTTCAGATGAAGAGTCTGATTCTCAACTAGCAGTATTTGAAATGGCTACGGGAGGAGGGACGAAAAGGACAGAAAAGGAGAAAGAGATGAAGCAGTGGGAAGAAACGGTAAGAGCTAATCTTACTAAAGATCTTACCGTAGATCTTACGAAGGAATTCTCCAAAATGCTTACTAATATGAACAAGATACTGGAGAGTAAATTATCTAAAATGGAGGTTAACCTCTCCAAGAAAACAGAGGCTGCACGTGCTGAATCAAAGGAACAGTTTGAATTTTTGGAGCGACAGCTGTCGGATCTGGATCTGAGGACAACTCAGGAATTTGTGAGAATGGATAATGATTATAAGAAGAAATGTGATGAATTGAAGGAAGGAGTTGATAAGTCGACAGAAGATATGAAGGTGGAAATACGTGAGATGTCTCGGGAAATATCgacactgaaagaagaacaagggGTTAATCGCGAACAATTGAATAAATTGACAGACAAAATTCAACACTTCGAAGCTAGATCAAGGAGACAGAACTTGAGGATTGTAGGAGTAAAGGAAGGGCAAGAGCTAGGAATTTTAATGACTGAGCTCGTTACTAAAATACTCAAAGATGTCTTTAAGTTGAAGGAAAATCCGAGGATTGATGTCGCACATCGGGTAGGTCGCTTCAGAAGAGAATTAAATGCTCCCCCAAGACAGATTATTGTGAAATTTTTGGACATTTCAAGTTTGGATAAACTTATGAAGATGATACCACATGGGGAGAGGCTTACAATTGATGGAGAAATTGTCAGATTCTACAGAGACTACCCACGCGAAATACTGGAAAAAAGAAATAATTTTAGAAGAGCAAGCAGCATTCTGCAAGGTAAATCGGAGGTgagatatggagttgtgtttcccGCGAAAATGAAAATTTATTATAACTCTATTCAACGCGCCTTCACGGACCCGGATTTGGCATTTAATTACGCACAAGAAATTgtaaagaaaatagaaaaaacagaAGTAAAAGCGGAT
This window harbors:
- the cox7a2b gene encoding cytochrome c oxidase subunit 7A2b, which codes for MSGLATRGLRAFQQLSQRTFSTAARRGVANRIAEKQKIFQADNGLPIHLKGGVSDAILYRLTMALTVGGTFYTLYKLVDIALPHKK